CTCGATCCAACCAAGCCCGTGCAGACTCGATCCAACCAAGCCCGTGCAGACTCGATCCAACCAAACCCGTGCAGACTCGATCCAACCAAACCCGTGCAGACTCGATCCAACCAAGCCCGTGCAGACTCGATCCAACCAAACCCGTGCAGACTCGATCCAACCAAACCCGTGCAGACTCGATCCAACCAAGCTCGTGCAGACTCGATCCAACCAAACCCGTGCAGACTCGATCCAACCAAGCCCGTGCAGACTCGATTCAACCAAGCCCGTGCAGACTCGATCCAACCAAGCTCGTGCAGACTCGATCCAACCAAACCCGTGTAGACTCGATCCAACCAAACCCGTGCAGACTCGATCCACACAAGCCCGTGCAGACTCGATCCAACCAAGCCCGTGCAGACTCGATTCAACCAAGCCCGTGCAGACTCGATCCAACCAAGCCCGTGCAGACTCGATCCAACCAAACCCGTGCAGACTCGATCCAACCAAACCCGTACAGACCAGAGAGATCCGTCAGCCGCTTGGATCTCGGGCTTGTATATATGACGTCACCAAACAAAGGCTCGCGTGTTAACTAGAGCATGACAACGTGATACAGATATTTCGACAGATAGGGTCAACTCTTATTATAACATGAATATAGTACAAGTGAGTTTTTTTAATGGAGTTGTTGGTAAGTTACAAGCGTTATATCGTGAgcgaatataatttttttttttttttttacaacaaaggaggcagctcaagggcacacaaaaaaagaaaacaataataaaaaagcccgctactcgctgctcctaaaaaagaaacaaaagaggtggccgaaaggaagatcaaatactggaggagaggtgtcctgataccctcctcttgaaagagttcaagtcgtaggcaggaggaaatacagatgaaggaagattgttccagagtttaccagcgtgagggatgaaagagtgaagatgctggttaactcttgcataaggggtttggatagtatagggatgagcatgagtagaaagtcgagtgcagcggggccgctggagggggggaggcatgcagttagcaagttcagaagagctgtcagcgtggaaatatcgatagaagatagagaggcaacattgcggcggaatttaagaggtagaagactatcagtatgaggaagagagctgatgagacgaagagccttaacctccactctgtccagaagagctgtgtgagtggagcccccccacacatgagatgcatacttcatacgagggcggacaaggcccctgtatatggacagcaactgtgcagtgaCGTTTAACTTACACGAAGCACCACATGCAGCTATGACAAACATGCGCTTTTTAAACCATGCAAGTACAGCGTGaaacaaacagcaacaaaaataacaTTGCTAAGTAAAATAAACAGCATCATCAGAGTCACAGGTCTCCATTCTGATCTTTTTCCGTTGTTATTTATTTTGCCACTTGAACGTTTTTCCTCTGGtgtaaaaaaagggggggggggggtcctcacCAACTGGATAACGAAGACGAGGGTGACATCCATTCTAACACATACTTATGCTTCCCATATATCCACACTTATGCATACTAACACACTTAAACTTAGCAGGGGTTTTCATCAGCATGTCTCTCCGCTGGTAACACGATTTCTGCAGGTGAGCTTGTGAAATTACCTGATAAATTACCTGATAAATGCACGTGTGGAAAGAGTTAAGCAGGTAATAATGGAGAGAGGCGTGGCggagtgtgagcgtgtgtgtgtgtgtgtgtgtgtgtgtgtgtgtgtgtgtgtgtgtgtcgagggctGCAGCGTCATCCCTTGCCACGCGGATGCAACaatgaggtggtggtgactgtggtgatgatgttactggtggtgatgcaacggtgaggaggaggtggtgagtggtggtgtgactggtgtggtgatgatgttactggtggtgatggaacggtgaggaggaggtggtgagtggtggtgtgactggtgtggtgatgatgttacTGGTGGTGATGAACTTCTGGTGAGGAGCTGGTGGTGAAACATCGATGAGGAGACCCTTGTAGTTGGTGGCAGGTGGTGATgagtggaggtgactgtggtgatggtgttactggtggtgataCTAGAACTGCTGCTAAGACTCATGATGATGGTGTTGGGTGAGGGCGGTAAgaggtgatggtggcagtggctCTAGTTTTGGCGGAAGACAGACATgcagtggtagtgttgatggtgcaTTCGTCTTCTCGGCTCCGTCGCCCGGTTCAAGGTTCGTGCCCCGTTCACCCGAGCCTCGAGTGGCGAGTGTCTGGCGTAACCTAAGGATTTTATTTTTTACCCCAAATTTCTTGTATTTTGGCTCCCTGGGAAAGAACTATGTACAAGCAAGGTTAATATTAAGATGGGatgggattttttgtttttaataaATAATACAACTCTCGCGTCAGCTCGgctcagaggaaggaaggaaaagcgggTGAAGGGAGGCGTGGGAGGGCGGCGTTGGGAGCGTCCCGGGAGGCGTGAGggccggcggtggtggcggcgtggCACGTGAAGAAAGCAGTTCTCAGGTCATCTCGGGGCTTCTCCTGATCGCCGGGGAAGGTTACAGGATGTGTCGGTACTTGTGTCGTGGTCGCCGGGCCTCTCGACCGCGGCCGGCCTGCCAGCCTGCCTGCTGGCGCGGGGCGGCGCCCACTAGTGGGTGGGGATGTGGCAGGAGCAGGCGGAGGGCAGCTTGTAGATGTCGATGAAGAGGCCCTTGTAGGGGTCGCAGGGGTCgaaggagaggaggcggtggtagACGTACTTCTGCACGCACTTACTCTTGAAGCAGGGCGCCAGGGCGCGGCAGGCGGCCTGAGGGAACAGGCAGTGGTCCAGGCGTGTCGTCTGCGTGTAGTACTCGACGTCGTTGACGATGACGTGCCACTTGCCCTCCAAGTTGCGGGCGCGCCTTAGGAGGCGGTAGCCCACTTTGGAGGGACAGATGTAGCCCTCGGGGCCCGTCCAGTGGGTCACGTCGTAGGGCGAGTACCCGGTGGAGACGCCGGTGTAGTAGGAGAAGTCGAAGGCCTCCTCCTGGGACTTGGTCACGTATTCAACCAGGTCGTCGGCGGACTGGTCGGCCACGTCGGCGTACTTCTTGCCGAAGAGCTTGTCGGCGCTGATGGCGGCCTTGATCTCGTACTCGGGGTACTCGTCGTCCTCGGTGCAGAAGGGGAGGGGACGGCCTTGGACACAGGCGGGGGGGGCCGTGGGGTCGCAGTAGCCGTGGGTCTGTGGGGGGCCGTAGGATGCCTGGGGTTGACTGGCCGAGCCGAGAGTGACGGCGGCGCACGCCAGTAATACCGACTGGAA
This DNA window, taken from Eriocheir sinensis breed Jianghai 21 chromosome 53, ASM2467909v1, whole genome shotgun sequence, encodes the following:
- the LOC126983273 gene encoding uncharacterized protein LOC126983273 yields the protein MLLSLSVLLACAAVTLGSASQPQASYGPPQTHGYCDPTAPPACVQGRPLPFCTEDDEYPEYEIKAAISADKLFGKKYADVADQSADDLVEYVTKSQEEAFDFSYYTGVSTGYSPYDVTHWTGPEGYICPSKVGYRLLRRARNLEGKWHVIVNDVEYYTQTTRLDHCLFPQAACRALAPCFKSKCVQKYVYHRLLSFDPCDPYKGLFIDIYKLPSACSCHIPTH